In Nitrosarchaeum koreense MY1, one genomic interval encodes:
- a CDS encoding proteasome assembly chaperone family protein: protein MADGFPEAEVFEIKKVELNSPIIFAGFVGAGLVGSLSISHIIEELKMEEIGLMRSKHLPPSTVFMKGRLRHPFRFYANKDGTICAIICEITLRMEGLYSLVSAILDWSEKKGSKEIVILDGIPSEEHDDKAYCAAKEDLVRMMADKNISMIPQGFITGIPGGILNECIVRKIQGVALLAKANKTSPDPIAASTLIEALNRFYDMKIDTSSLEKEKERIHSEFNELSQKYVKHREEFSGMYM, encoded by the coding sequence GTGGCAGACGGATTTCCAGAAGCAGAAGTATTTGAAATAAAAAAAGTAGAACTAAACAGTCCGATAATATTTGCAGGATTTGTTGGAGCAGGTCTGGTAGGATCACTTTCAATCAGCCACATCATCGAAGAATTAAAGATGGAAGAAATTGGATTGATGAGATCAAAACATCTTCCACCATCAACTGTTTTTATGAAAGGAAGACTGCGTCATCCTTTTAGATTTTATGCAAATAAAGATGGAACAATATGTGCAATAATTTGTGAAATAACATTAAGAATGGAGGGATTGTATTCATTGGTTTCAGCTATTTTAGATTGGTCAGAAAAAAAAGGATCAAAAGAAATTGTAATTTTAGATGGAATTCCAAGTGAAGAACATGATGATAAAGCATATTGTGCAGCAAAAGAAGATTTGGTAAGAATGATGGCAGATAAAAATATCAGCATGATCCCACAAGGATTCATTACTGGAATTCCAGGAGGAATTTTAAACGAATGTATTGTAAGAAAAATTCAAGGAGTGGCATTACTTGCAAAAGCAAATAAAACATCACCGGATCCTATAGCGGCATCTACATTGATAGAAGCATTAAACAGATTCTACGATATGAAAATAGACACTAGTAGTTTGGAGAAAGAAAAAGAGAGGATTCATTCTGAATTTAACGAATTATCTCAAAAATATGTCAAGCACAGAGAAGAGTTTTCTGGAATGTATATGTAA
- the cofH gene encoding 5-amino-6-(D-ribitylamino)uracil--L-tyrosine 4-hydroxyphenyl transferase CofH, with amino-acid sequence MNANIDSLLKKSDSSISEILNKALSDKEVSAEEGLRLYNTSGIDFHLVGLVADEIRSRRAGDTVTYVVNRNINFTNVCIKQCGFCAFSRDFREEEGYFLPTEEIVRRAKEAHQLGATEVCIQAGLPPDMEGELYENICKEIKKEIPDIHIHGFSPEEVLYGASRSKTTIREYLKRLKEAGVNTLPGTAAEILDQKLRDKISPGRISVKDWIDVIKTAHNLGINTTSTMMFGHIETPEDRVNHIVKIREIQKETKGFTEFVPLNFIHSEAPMYKHQLHEEIREGGSGKDVLLTHAIARILLNNQIDNIQMSWVKEGQKMSQLLLMWGANDFGGTLINESISTSAGSNHGQLIKPKEIRRLVKEIGRVPAERSTNYKILKRFDGNDESDDELDKISDSTKFGSYAELIKINKFRYKNPRSNKP; translated from the coding sequence ATGAATGCGAATATAGATTCCCTACTTAAAAAATCAGATTCATCTATTTCTGAAATTTTAAACAAAGCATTATCTGACAAAGAGGTATCAGCAGAAGAAGGATTAAGGCTGTACAATACATCAGGTATTGATTTTCATTTAGTAGGATTGGTAGCAGATGAAATTAGAAGTAGAAGAGCAGGAGATACAGTCACCTATGTTGTAAATAGAAACATCAATTTCACTAACGTATGCATTAAGCAATGCGGTTTTTGTGCATTTAGTAGAGACTTTAGAGAAGAAGAAGGATATTTTCTCCCAACTGAGGAGATTGTAAGACGCGCAAAAGAAGCACATCAATTAGGGGCTACCGAGGTATGTATTCAAGCAGGCCTTCCACCAGACATGGAGGGAGAACTATATGAAAATATTTGTAAAGAAATTAAAAAAGAAATTCCAGATATTCACATACATGGATTTTCACCTGAAGAAGTACTTTATGGAGCATCAAGATCAAAGACTACAATTAGAGAATATCTAAAAAGACTCAAGGAAGCAGGAGTAAATACACTTCCAGGAACTGCAGCTGAAATTTTAGATCAGAAACTAAGAGATAAAATTTCTCCAGGAAGGATAAGTGTGAAAGATTGGATAGATGTAATTAAAACTGCACATAATCTTGGAATTAACACTACATCAACTATGATGTTTGGTCATATTGAAACTCCAGAAGACAGAGTAAACCATATTGTAAAAATCAGAGAAATTCAAAAAGAGACAAAAGGATTCACAGAATTTGTTCCACTTAATTTTATTCACAGTGAAGCTCCGATGTACAAACATCAACTTCATGAAGAGATAAGAGAAGGAGGTAGTGGAAAAGATGTGTTACTTACTCATGCCATTGCAAGAATTTTATTGAATAATCAGATTGACAATATTCAAATGTCTTGGGTAAAGGAAGGACAAAAAATGTCACAGTTATTGTTAATGTGGGGGGCAAATGATTTTGGGGGAACATTAATCAATGAAAGTATTTCAACTTCAGCTGGTTCTAATCACGGACAATTGATAAAACCAAAAGAGATCAGACGACTTGTCAAAGAGATTGGAAGAGTACCTGCTGAAAGAAGTACCAATTATAAAATATTGAAGAGATTTGATGGTAATGATGAATCAGATGATGAGCTTGATAAAATTTCAGACTCGACTAAATTTGGATCATATGCAGAACTGATCAAAATTAACAAATTCAGATACAAGAATCCAAGAAGCAATAAACCATAG
- a CDS encoding DNA-3-methyladenine glycosylase I produces the protein MKTRCQWAKDDLNIEYHDNEWGKPQHDDRKLFEFLILEGAQAGLTWTTILKRRDGYRKAFSDFDPVKVSKYTEKHIKNLLNNPEIIRNKLKINSAINNAKLFIKIQKEYGSFDKFIWSFVDHTTIINNFKCLSDIPASTDISKKMSDELKKYGFNFVGPTICYAFMQAVGMVNDHTCDCFRFQKYT, from the coding sequence ATGAAAACTAGATGTCAATGGGCAAAGGATGATCTTAACATTGAGTATCATGATAATGAATGGGGAAAACCACAACATGATGATCGTAAATTATTTGAATTTTTAATTTTAGAAGGAGCTCAGGCTGGCTTAACTTGGACTACTATTCTTAAACGACGAGATGGGTATAGAAAAGCATTCTCTGACTTTGATCCAGTTAAAGTATCTAAATATACTGAAAAGCATATCAAAAATTTACTAAATAATCCTGAAATAATTCGTAATAAATTAAAAATCAATTCAGCAATCAATAACGCAAAACTCTTTATAAAAATTCAAAAGGAGTATGGCTCATTTGATAAATTCATTTGGAGCTTTGTTGATCATACTACAATAATAAACAATTTCAAATGTCTTTCAGATATACCTGCATCTACTGATATTTCCAAAAAAATGAGTGATGAATTAAAAAAATATGGTTTTAATTTTGTTGGTCCTACGATCTGTTATGCTTTCATGCAAGCTGTAGGTATGGTAAACGATCATACGTGTGATTGTTTTAGATTTCAAAAATACACATAA
- the lysS gene encoding lysine--tRNA ligase, with the protein MSEQEIFGKGTWIDKLAHELLEREKTLGRSLELLRVESGLGASGVPHIGSLGDAVRAYGVKLALENYGFKSELIAYSDDLDGLRKIPEGFPDDLEKHIAKPVSLIPDPYGCHESYGMHMSSILLDGLDKMGIKYEFRRAKDTYKNGLLKDQIHTILQNSAKIGDKISELVGQEKYQKFLPYFPVCSNCDRLYTAEAFEYLENEKKVRYKCHDTEISSKMIKGCGHDGEADITKDLGKLAWKVEFAARWAAFDIRFEAYGKDIMDSVKVNDWVSDEILNFPPPHHVKYEMFLDKGGKKISKSLGNVVTGQKWMEFGSPKSILLLLYKRITGARELGFEDIPSLMNEYNELEDIFFGKIKVDNEAKLIKSKGLYEYVNLLNPPKQPSIHVNYRLLVELAKMFKENRTERVMKKLLDYGVIKNPDPQIEKLIELAGNFADEFDQQEKVQVDMDESAKKVLKLLVDALNAEDEPEDIQNTIYQIAKSNGVEPKDFFRILYQIILGTSRGPKIGPLITDIGRKKVAKTVSEYI; encoded by the coding sequence ATGTCAGAACAAGAGATTTTCGGCAAGGGAACTTGGATAGATAAATTAGCGCATGAGTTACTAGAGCGAGAAAAAACTCTAGGTAGAAGTTTAGAACTATTAAGAGTTGAAAGCGGACTTGGTGCTTCAGGAGTTCCACATATAGGAAGTTTAGGAGATGCAGTTAGGGCATATGGAGTAAAACTTGCATTAGAAAATTATGGATTCAAATCAGAATTAATTGCATATTCAGATGATTTAGACGGACTGAGAAAAATTCCAGAAGGATTTCCTGATGATTTAGAAAAACACATTGCTAAACCTGTTTCGTTGATTCCAGACCCTTACGGTTGTCATGAGTCATATGGAATGCACATGAGTAGTATTCTTTTAGATGGACTAGATAAAATGGGAATTAAATATGAATTTAGAAGAGCAAAAGACACCTACAAAAATGGATTGCTAAAAGATCAAATCCATACAATTTTACAAAACAGCGCAAAGATAGGGGATAAGATTTCAGAATTAGTAGGGCAAGAAAAATATCAGAAATTCCTACCATACTTTCCAGTATGTTCAAATTGTGACCGACTTTACACAGCAGAAGCATTTGAGTATCTAGAAAATGAGAAGAAAGTAAGATACAAGTGTCATGATACAGAGATTAGCTCAAAAATGATCAAAGGTTGTGGACACGATGGCGAAGCAGACATTACAAAAGATCTTGGCAAATTAGCATGGAAAGTAGAATTTGCAGCGAGATGGGCAGCATTTGATATTAGATTTGAAGCGTATGGAAAAGACATCATGGATTCAGTAAAAGTAAATGACTGGGTCTCAGATGAGATTTTGAATTTTCCACCTCCTCATCATGTAAAATATGAAATGTTTTTGGATAAGGGGGGGAAAAAGATTTCAAAATCATTAGGAAATGTGGTTACAGGACAAAAATGGATGGAGTTTGGAAGTCCAAAATCAATTTTGCTACTACTTTACAAAAGAATTACAGGTGCAAGAGAATTAGGATTTGAAGACATACCATCGTTGATGAATGAGTATAACGAATTAGAGGACATATTTTTTGGAAAAATCAAGGTTGACAATGAGGCCAAATTAATAAAATCAAAAGGACTCTATGAATATGTAAATTTACTAAATCCTCCAAAACAACCAAGCATACATGTCAATTATAGATTATTAGTTGAATTAGCAAAAATGTTCAAAGAAAATAGAACTGAAAGGGTAATGAAAAAACTATTAGATTACGGTGTAATCAAAAACCCTGATCCACAAATAGAAAAATTAATTGAGTTAGCTGGAAATTTTGCAGATGAGTTTGATCAACAAGAAAAAGTACAAGTTGACATGGATGAATCAGCAAAAAAAGTTTTGAAACTACTAGTAGATGCACTCAATGCAGAAGATGAACCAGAAGATATTCAAAATACAATATATCAAATTGCAAAGTCAAACGGGGTTGAACCAAAAGACTTCTTTAGAATTTTATATCAAATAATACTCGGCACATCAAGAGGACCTAAAATTGGACCACTAATAACAGATATTGGAAGAAAGAAAGTAGCAAAAACAGTTTCAGAATATATCTAA
- a CDS encoding TRADD-N-associated membrane domain-containing protein encodes MVHSEHNKSRGGSSFALIIFGALLLFLAPNINPDNPELGMLALIGGIVIGGIGFYLKFIRTRAKN; translated from the coding sequence ATGGTACACAGTGAGCACAATAAATCAAGAGGGGGTAGCAGTTTTGCTCTAATCATATTTGGGGCATTACTATTATTTTTAGCACCCAACATAAATCCCGATAATCCAGAATTAGGGATGCTAGCATTGATTGGGGGCATAGTTATTGGCGGAATTGGATTTTACCTCAAGTTTATTCGCACAAGAGCAAAAAACTAA
- the cofG gene encoding 7,8-didemethyl-8-hydroxy-5-deazariboflavin synthase subunit CofG → MNELVLNSESLNSVLEDKIISREDIVEIYQNSKINSKELFSTAQKLRQRFKNDSVTFSKKAFFNIVNLCKDTCSYCTYKAEPNENKISLMSKQEIKQLLGLAKKYRCVEALFVTGERPEQKYQEAKEWLKENGFRSTAEYLIHASELAIEEGLFPHTNAGNLNHDELKELQKTNVSMGIMLENVSERLTKKDMPHYLAASKRPQARLEVLKNTGRLKIPMTTGILVGIGETPIEVIDSIIAIKKLQEKYGNIQEVIIQNFQPKQDTKMKNFPPTNENYFKIIVALTRIIMPKTNIQIPPNLSPNSYQSFLSLGINDWGGISPLTPDYVNPEFSWPEIKKVEQDSKNAGFDLKCRFPIYPEFFSFIGKELRGKMKDIEDEEGLVRKDYWK, encoded by the coding sequence TTGAATGAGCTTGTATTAAACTCTGAGAGTTTAAACAGTGTTTTAGAAGATAAAATAATTTCCAGAGAAGACATAGTGGAGATATATCAAAATTCAAAAATAAATTCTAAAGAATTATTCTCAACGGCACAAAAACTAAGACAGAGATTTAAAAATGATTCAGTAACATTTTCAAAAAAAGCATTTTTTAATATTGTAAATTTATGCAAAGACACATGCTCATACTGTACTTACAAGGCAGAACCTAATGAAAATAAAATATCATTAATGTCAAAACAAGAAATAAAACAGTTATTGGGTCTTGCAAAAAAATATCGATGTGTAGAAGCATTATTTGTGACAGGTGAAAGACCAGAACAAAAATATCAAGAAGCCAAAGAGTGGCTAAAAGAAAATGGATTCAGATCAACTGCAGAATATTTGATTCATGCATCAGAATTAGCAATAGAAGAGGGATTGTTCCCACATACCAATGCTGGGAATTTGAACCATGATGAGCTAAAGGAATTACAGAAAACCAATGTGTCAATGGGCATAATGCTTGAAAACGTTAGTGAAAGATTGACAAAAAAAGATATGCCTCATTATCTAGCTGCCAGTAAAAGACCACAAGCAAGACTTGAAGTATTAAAAAATACGGGTAGATTAAAGATTCCAATGACCACAGGGATTCTTGTAGGCATTGGAGAAACACCAATTGAGGTAATAGATTCTATTATTGCAATAAAAAAACTACAAGAAAAATATGGAAATATTCAAGAGGTAATTATTCAAAACTTTCAGCCAAAGCAAGACACTAAGATGAAAAATTTTCCTCCAACAAATGAAAACTATTTCAAAATAATTGTCGCACTAACAAGAATAATCATGCCAAAAACGAACATACAGATTCCACCAAATTTATCTCCAAATTCATATCAGAGTTTTCTATCTTTAGGAATTAATGATTGGGGGGGAATTTCACCACTTACACCAGATTATGTAAATCCAGAATTTTCATGGCCAGAGATTAAAAAAGTAGAACAAGATTCAAAGAATGCAGGGTTTGATTTAAAATGTAGATTTCCAATTTATCCAGAATTTTTTTCATTTATTGGCAAAGAGTTAAGAGGTAAGATGAAAGATATTGAAGATGAGGAAGGATTGGTAAGGAAGGACTATTGGAAATGA
- a CDS encoding cation:proton antiporter, which translates to MAAEANFIETIIGVGILLFAAKLMAELFLRLKLPIVLGELIAGMVIGPFALGAYIVGSGGVSLVNINNEIKILGEIGAIVILFMAGLEMTPKEFLKGGKASFTVGTLGVIVPFAVGLIVFQMFGFDALQSMLIATALTATSIAISVQVLSEFGKLKSTEARLIIGAAVVDDILAIAVLSVVISIANGPGGVDSIDISDVTIKILQVLGFFAAMLIASVWVMPKIITPRLWKAKGSVEGIATASFFGAAALAGSIGLSPIVGAFAVGMALSTTKVFEKVENYAHQIGLIFAPLFFAIIGAQVDFRQVNAEILYLSGIIIVIAIVTKLLGCGLPAMMFLKSKSKGMKVGIGMISRGEVGLIVAGVGVASGILTSSVYSTIVIMVAVTTIITPIWLKIEYKKEQKQEGTEPQANNLL; encoded by the coding sequence ATGGCAGCAGAAGCAAATTTTATTGAAACGATCATTGGGGTAGGAATTCTACTATTTGCCGCAAAATTAATGGCAGAGTTATTTCTTAGGCTTAAACTTCCAATTGTGTTAGGGGAATTAATAGCAGGCATGGTAATCGGCCCATTTGCACTTGGAGCATACATTGTTGGGTCTGGCGGAGTATCACTAGTTAACATTAACAATGAGATAAAAATTCTTGGAGAGATTGGGGCAATAGTAATTTTGTTTATGGCGGGACTTGAGATGACTCCAAAGGAATTCCTAAAAGGTGGAAAAGCATCGTTTACAGTTGGAACATTGGGAGTGATAGTTCCATTTGCAGTAGGACTGATAGTTTTTCAGATGTTTGGTTTTGATGCGTTGCAATCAATGCTTATTGCTACAGCACTTACAGCAACAAGTATCGCAATTTCAGTTCAAGTATTAAGTGAATTTGGAAAACTCAAATCAACAGAAGCACGTCTAATTATTGGAGCAGCAGTAGTTGACGACATTTTAGCTATAGCAGTACTGTCAGTGGTAATATCAATTGCAAACGGTCCTGGAGGAGTAGACAGTATAGATATTTCAGATGTAACAATAAAAATTCTTCAAGTGTTAGGATTCTTTGCAGCAATGCTCATAGCATCTGTTTGGGTAATGCCAAAAATCATCACACCAAGATTATGGAAAGCAAAAGGAAGTGTAGAAGGAATTGCAACAGCATCGTTTTTTGGAGCAGCAGCACTTGCAGGATCTATTGGACTGTCACCGATCGTAGGGGCATTTGCAGTAGGCATGGCATTATCAACTACAAAGGTATTTGAAAAAGTCGAAAACTATGCACATCAAATAGGATTGATCTTTGCACCGTTATTCTTTGCAATAATTGGTGCACAAGTAGATTTTAGACAGGTAAATGCAGAGATATTGTATCTTAGTGGGATAATCATTGTAATAGCAATTGTGACAAAATTATTGGGATGTGGACTTCCAGCAATGATGTTTTTGAAAAGCAAATCCAAGGGAATGAAAGTAGGGATAGGCATGATATCAAGAGGGGAAGTAGGTTTGATTGTGGCAGGAGTAGGAGTAGCATCAGGAATTTTAACATCAAGTGTGTATTCCACCATTGTGATCATGGTAGCAGTTACAACAATCATAACGCCAATATGGTTAAAGATAGAATATAAAAAAGAACAGAAACAAGAAGGGACAGAGCCACAAGCAAATAATCTGCTATGA
- a CDS encoding ferritin, with amino-acid sequence MKISKNMQNGLNNQISLEANASNIYLSMASWCEVIGYEGGASFFYAQSDEERAHMLKIVHYLNNLGIPATIPATKLPSSDFKSLESILKTALKNEQAVTSAIHKLVEIAQKDKDHSTYAFLEWFVNEQVQEETKFETLIQKFELIGRDKIAINEIDKILASSVASANSTGSV; translated from the coding sequence ATGAAAATTTCAAAAAATATGCAAAATGGATTAAACAATCAAATCTCCTTGGAAGCAAATGCTTCTAACATCTATTTGTCAATGGCTTCTTGGTGTGAAGTGATTGGATATGAGGGTGGTGCTAGTTTCTTTTATGCTCAATCTGATGAAGAAAGAGCTCATATGTTAAAAATTGTTCATTACTTAAATAATCTGGGAATTCCTGCAACAATTCCTGCAACAAAATTACCTTCATCTGATTTTAAATCATTAGAATCTATTTTAAAAACGGCTTTAAAAAATGAACAAGCAGTTACTTCTGCAATTCATAAACTAGTTGAAATTGCACAAAAAGATAAAGACCATTCAACTTATGCCTTTCTAGAATGGTTTGTTAATGAACAAGTTCAAGAAGAAACAAAATTTGAGACTTTGATTCAAAAATTTGAATTAATTGGAAGAGATAAGATTGCCATTAATGAAATAGATAAAATTTTGGCATCATCTGTTGCTTCTGCAAACTCTACAGGATCCGTCTAG
- the purM gene encoding phosphoribosylformylglycinamidine cyclo-ligase — translation MGLTYKDAGVDITKIKQSQAAIGRLIESTHKLQKMAKITHGFGHYAGIIEIPGGQLLATHTDGVGTKVVIANMMKKYNTIGIDCVAMNVNDIICIGATPVSFVDYIASNKNDQIIFKKIVEGLVNGAKKSALPIVGGETAIMPDVLTGKEFSFDLAGMVVGLVSKKDIVLGNKIKPGDVIIGANSSGIHSNGYSLARKALLSKYSVKDKVKGVGVIGDALLTPTEIYVKPVLEIIQKCKINGLAHITGGAFTKLMRLKKIGYDIDSLPKIPPIMELIEEQGVKQEEMYKTFNMGIGFCIISPKDQVSRIRSIFKKYKITTQEIGQIVSKKGVFVNSSKIT, via the coding sequence ATGGGTTTAACCTACAAAGATGCAGGCGTGGACATTACCAAAATTAAACAAAGTCAGGCAGCAATAGGCAGACTGATTGAATCCACACATAAACTCCAAAAAATGGCAAAGATAACACATGGTTTTGGACATTATGCAGGAATTATAGAGATTCCAGGAGGACAATTACTAGCTACACATACAGACGGCGTAGGGACAAAGGTAGTAATTGCAAATATGATGAAAAAATACAACACTATAGGAATTGATTGTGTTGCAATGAATGTAAATGACATAATATGTATCGGTGCAACTCCAGTTTCATTTGTAGACTATATTGCTTCAAACAAAAATGATCAAATAATCTTTAAAAAAATTGTAGAAGGATTAGTTAATGGGGCAAAGAAGTCAGCATTGCCAATTGTAGGAGGAGAGACAGCAATAATGCCGGATGTTCTTACAGGAAAAGAATTCTCATTTGATTTAGCAGGAATGGTAGTAGGTCTTGTTTCAAAAAAAGATATTGTGTTGGGTAACAAAATAAAACCAGGAGATGTAATTATTGGGGCAAATAGTAGTGGTATTCACTCAAACGGATACTCACTTGCAAGAAAAGCTCTGTTATCAAAATATTCTGTAAAAGACAAAGTGAAAGGAGTAGGAGTCATAGGGGACGCATTATTGACGCCAACAGAAATTTATGTAAAACCAGTTTTAGAAATTATTCAAAAATGCAAGATTAACGGATTAGCCCACATCACGGGTGGAGCATTTACAAAACTAATGAGACTTAAAAAAATAGGATACGATATAGATAGTTTACCAAAAATACCTCCAATAATGGAATTAATTGAAGAGCAAGGAGTAAAACAAGAAGAGATGTATAAGACATTTAACATGGGAATAGGATTTTGCATCATATCTCCAAAAGATCAAGTATCAAGAATAAGATCAATTTTCAAAAAGTATAAAATTACAACTCAAGAAATAGGGCAGATAGTATCCAAAAAAGGAGTTTTTGTAAATTCATCAAAAATCACATAA
- a CDS encoding elongator complex protein 3, which yields MNKLDVLFSTACTEITQNLLTIKEPTKKQVKAEIKKICAKYALERIPRNHEILSTVKDNDFFKLQKVLLKKPIKTASGVSVIALMPKPYACPHGRCTYCPGGIEFNSPNSYTGKEPSTLNAIQNEYDPKLQIISKIEKLIAFGHDPSKMEIVIVGGTFLFMPKDYQENFIKSCYDALNGIDSKNLEEAKLNNEHAKIRNVGFTIETKPDYCKQKHVDAMLDYGITRIEIGVQSLQNRVYQIVNRGHNYNDVIESFQISKDAGYKIVAHMMPGLPTMTPEGDIADFKKLFEDPELRPDMLKIYPSLVIENTPLYEEYKQGRYSPYSDQDMIKVLTEVKKNVPKWVRIMRVQREISPNEIIAGPKSGNLRQIVQQNLSKQGISCKCIRCREAGLSNKKTNEQDIKLNRINYDSSGGKEVFLSYEDSNESIYGFLRLRKPSNLAHRKEIGDNSCIVRELHVYGKSLKLGEKLENEIQHSGLGKNLMKEAEKISKEEFDATKLLVISAVGTREYYQKIGYSLYGPYMTKSLNKE from the coding sequence ATGAATAAACTAGATGTATTATTTTCAACTGCATGCACTGAAATAACCCAGAATCTTTTGACAATTAAAGAGCCAACTAAAAAACAAGTAAAGGCAGAAATTAAAAAAATATGTGCAAAATATGCACTAGAAAGAATTCCAAGAAATCATGAAATTCTTTCAACTGTAAAAGATAATGATTTTTTCAAATTACAAAAAGTTTTGTTAAAAAAACCAATCAAGACAGCATCTGGAGTATCAGTGATTGCATTGATGCCAAAACCTTATGCATGTCCTCATGGAAGATGTACATACTGTCCAGGCGGAATAGAATTCAATTCGCCAAATAGCTACACTGGGAAAGAACCATCAACACTTAACGCAATACAAAATGAATATGATCCTAAACTACAGATAATATCAAAAATTGAAAAATTAATTGCTTTTGGACATGATCCATCTAAAATGGAAATAGTAATTGTAGGAGGAACATTTTTGTTCATGCCAAAAGACTATCAAGAGAATTTTATCAAATCTTGCTATGATGCGTTAAATGGAATTGATTCAAAAAATTTGGAGGAAGCTAAATTAAACAACGAACATGCAAAAATAAGAAACGTAGGATTTACAATTGAGACAAAACCAGACTATTGCAAGCAGAAACATGTTGATGCGATGTTAGATTACGGAATTACTAGAATAGAGATAGGAGTACAATCATTACAAAACAGAGTATACCAAATTGTCAATAGAGGACATAATTACAATGATGTCATAGAATCATTTCAAATTTCTAAAGATGCAGGATATAAAATCGTAGCACATATGATGCCTGGACTTCCTACAATGACACCAGAAGGAGATATTGCAGATTTTAAAAAATTGTTTGAAGACCCAGAACTTAGACCAGACATGTTGAAAATTTACCCATCACTGGTAATTGAGAACACACCACTCTATGAGGAATACAAACAAGGAAGATACTCACCATACTCTGATCAAGATATGATCAAAGTTCTAACTGAAGTAAAGAAAAATGTTCCAAAATGGGTCAGAATAATGAGAGTTCAAAGAGAGATATCACCAAATGAAATCATAGCAGGTCCAAAATCAGGAAATCTCAGACAAATAGTACAACAAAATCTAAGCAAACAAGGTATTTCATGTAAATGCATTAGATGTAGGGAGGCAGGACTATCAAACAAAAAAACTAACGAACAAGATATAAAATTGAACAGAATTAATTATGATTCATCAGGTGGAAAAGAAGTATTTTTGTCATATGAAGATTCAAATGAATCAATTTATGGGTTTTTGAGGTTAAGAAAACCAAGCAATCTTGCACATAGAAAAGAAATTGGAGATAATTCTTGTATTGTACGCGAATTACATGTGTATGGTAAATCATTGAAGCTTGGAGAAAAATTAGAAAATGAGATTCAGCATTCAGGATTGGGGAAAAATTTAATGAAAGAGGCTGAAAAAATTTCCAAAGAAGAATTTGATGCTACAAAACTACTAGTAATTAGTGCTGTAGGAACAAGAGAATATTATCAAAAAATAGGGTATTCGTTATATGGGCCATACATGACAAAATCGTTGAATAAAGAATAG